A DNA window from Helianthus annuus cultivar XRQ/B chromosome 15, HanXRQr2.0-SUNRISE, whole genome shotgun sequence contains the following coding sequences:
- the LOC110911424 gene encoding uncharacterized protein LOC110911424, protein MAFFRTAITKTNLDTKLSYAFAFKRCIHGVTQPPPLDIPISPFAASPPLTLPETERSVDPFHNGFGSGIHIGSGSMELMAVPKKKTSPHKRGIRNGPKALKPIPVIIRCKVCGRVKLPHFFCCSGLRDTDAPNGSTS, encoded by the exons ATGGCGTTCTTCAGGACCGCAATCACGAAAACAAACCTAGATACCAAACTTTCTTACGCATTCGCATTCAAACGGTGCATTCACGGCGTCACTCAACCGCCGCCGCTTGATATTCCGATCAGTCCATTTGCGGCTTCGCCGCCATTAACTTTGCCGGAAACCGAGAGAAGCGTAGACCCGTTTCACAACGGGTTCGGGTCTGGTATCCATATTGGGAGCGGGTCTATGGAGCTCATGGCTGTCCCTAAAAAGAAG ACTTCTCCTCACAAGCGCGGGATCAGAAATGGACCAAAGGCTCTAAAACCTATTCCCGTCATAATACGTTGCAA GGTTTGTGGTCGGGTGAAACTACCTCATTTTTTCTGCTGCAGTGGACTTAGGGACACAGACGCACCCAATGGTTCAACCAGTTGA